A DNA window from Dehalococcoidia bacterium contains the following coding sequences:
- the fabF gene encoding beta-ketoacyl-ACP synthase II produces the protein MTDTSRQMRRVVITGVGAITPVGNDVETFWANLLAGKSGIGPITHFDASKHAVQVAGEIKGFDPAEVMDHKTARRSGRFAQIALKAAKEALVSAKLEPDAALATEMGVILASTGGVFEMGRQETIIEERGPQRVDPLIIPKWGPHMSAGRVGRQLGFRGPNSSINSACASATDALGHAFNMIRTGSADILLAGGTEAIITPVAVATMGLMGALSKGYNATPEKASRPFDAKRDGFVLGEAAAVLVLESEEHAASRGATILAEYIGQGWSFDAADDAAPDAEGQSLAMIRALKSAAIDPADVSWINAHGTGTPYNDKTETAAIKLAFGDVAYKLPISSIKSMTGHSAAAAGAVEAVASIMAIRDNKIPPTINYEFPDPECDLDYVPNVMREALVDTVLSSSFGMGGQNATLVLRRWRG, from the coding sequence GTGACCGATACCAGCAGGCAGATGCGGCGCGTCGTCATCACGGGCGTCGGCGCCATCACGCCCGTCGGCAACGACGTCGAGACGTTCTGGGCGAACCTGCTCGCTGGCAAGAGCGGCATCGGCCCGATCACCCACTTCGACGCTTCGAAGCACGCCGTCCAGGTCGCCGGCGAGATCAAGGGCTTCGACCCCGCCGAGGTCATGGACCACAAGACCGCCCGGCGCTCCGGCCGCTTCGCGCAGATCGCGCTGAAAGCGGCGAAAGAGGCGCTCGTTTCGGCGAAACTCGAGCCCGATGCCGCGCTCGCGACCGAGATGGGCGTCATCCTCGCCAGCACCGGCGGCGTCTTCGAGATGGGCCGCCAGGAGACCATCATCGAAGAGCGCGGCCCGCAGCGCGTCGACCCCCTGATCATCCCGAAGTGGGGGCCGCACATGTCGGCCGGCCGCGTCGGTCGCCAGCTCGGCTTCCGTGGTCCCAACTCGTCGATTAACAGCGCCTGCGCCTCCGCGACGGACGCGCTCGGGCACGCGTTCAACATGATCCGCACGGGTTCGGCCGACATCCTGCTCGCAGGCGGCACCGAAGCGATTATCACGCCCGTGGCCGTCGCCACCATGGGGCTGATGGGCGCCCTCTCGAAGGGCTACAACGCTACGCCGGAGAAGGCGTCGCGGCCGTTCGACGCGAAGCGTGACGGCTTCGTGCTGGGCGAAGCCGCCGCCGTGCTCGTCCTCGAATCGGAGGAGCACGCGGCGTCCCGCGGCGCCACGATCCTCGCCGAGTACATCGGCCAAGGTTGGTCGTTCGACGCCGCCGATGACGCCGCACCCGACGCCGAGGGCCAGTCGCTGGCGATGATCCGCGCGTTGAAGTCGGCGGCCATCGACCCCGCCGACGTGTCGTGGATCAACGCCCACGGCACCGGAACGCCGTACAACGACAAGACGGAGACCGCCGCCATCAAGCTCGCGTTCGGCGACGTCGCGTATAAGCTGCCGATCAGCTCCATCAAGTCGATGACCGGGCACTCCGCCGCCGCCGCCGGCGCCGTCGAGGCCGTGGCGTCGATCATGGCGATCCGCGACAACAAGATCCCGCCCACGATCAACTACGAGTTCCCCGACCCCGAATGCGACCTCGACTACGTGCCCAACGTCATGCGCGAAGCCCTGGTCGACACCGTCCTCAGCAGCTCCTTCGGCATGGGCGGCCAGAATGCCACGCTCGTGCTGCGGCGGTGGCGGGGATGA
- a CDS encoding sigma-70 family RNA polymerase sigma factor, protein MRCVQSGDDGALAALYDRYGGIAYGLAYRIAGDAGMAEDAVQEAFVSMWRQAPRFDPERGQVRSWLLTIVHHKAIDLVRRRSNRPERQMPEGAEEFMIGTEGQPEALAEWALEAEAVREAVRQIPEDQRLTVEAAYFRGLTHVEIAEEMGVPLGTVKSRLRIAMEKMRDHLRPRVLD, encoded by the coding sequence TTGCGTTGCGTCCAATCGGGCGACGACGGTGCGCTGGCGGCCCTGTACGACCGCTACGGAGGCATCGCGTACGGGCTGGCGTACCGGATCGCCGGTGACGCGGGTATGGCGGAAGACGCCGTGCAAGAAGCGTTCGTCTCGATGTGGAGGCAGGCGCCCCGGTTCGATCCGGAGCGCGGGCAAGTACGTTCCTGGCTGCTTACGATCGTCCATCACAAGGCGATCGACCTCGTGCGGCGACGCAGTAACCGTCCGGAGCGCCAGATGCCCGAAGGCGCCGAAGAGTTCATGATCGGCACAGAGGGACAGCCAGAAGCGCTGGCGGAGTGGGCATTGGAGGCAGAAGCAGTGCGTGAGGCGGTGCGTCAGATCCCGGAGGACCAGCGCCTGACCGTCGAAGCGGCGTACTTTCGCGGGCTGACGCACGTCGAGATCGCGGAGGAGATGGGCGTCCCGCTGGGCACGGTGAAGAGCAGGCTGCGCATCGCGATGGAGAAGATGCGCGACCACCTGCGACCGAGGGTGTTGGATTGA
- a CDS encoding anti-sigma factor, with product MNCQQADELIGAYALDALPDAEAAELRAHIATCANHAAQAVEMRALAARMPALVEPMQPPEGLRARILEAVREAPQAQTRNAAAPRSIVRGPRRAVRAARDTSRGWRYAWGAVAAVLVAAIGGLLAWNVVLMNRLDDDGVSEFASAITTWAPLQSANGENSGMVVYFGETDEAVVIAHGISPLDASRQAYQLWSMRDGQAVSLGLMNIDESGRASMAIPYDALAADALAITIEPRDGSAQPTSDPVFIAEL from the coding sequence TTGAACTGCCAGCAGGCCGACGAGCTGATCGGCGCGTACGCGCTGGACGCGCTTCCCGATGCGGAGGCGGCGGAGTTGCGCGCGCACATCGCGACGTGTGCGAATCACGCGGCGCAAGCCGTCGAGATGCGGGCGCTCGCGGCGCGCATGCCGGCGCTCGTCGAACCGATGCAGCCGCCTGAGGGCTTGCGTGCGCGCATCCTCGAGGCGGTGCGCGAAGCACCGCAAGCACAAACGAGGAACGCAGCGGCGCCGCGGTCGATCGTGCGCGGACCGCGTCGTGCCGTGCGCGCGGCACGGGATACGTCGCGCGGCTGGCGCTATGCCTGGGGCGCGGTGGCTGCGGTGCTGGTGGCGGCGATCGGAGGGCTGCTCGCCTGGAACGTCGTGCTGATGAACAGGTTGGACGACGACGGCGTTAGCGAGTTCGCCTCGGCGATCACGACGTGGGCGCCGTTGCAGTCGGCCAACGGCGAGAACTCCGGCATGGTCGTCTACTTCGGCGAGACGGACGAAGCCGTTGTGATAGCGCACGGCATCAGCCCGCTCGACGCGTCGCGGCAGGCGTATCAACTGTGGTCCATGCGCGATGGGCAAGCGGTGAGCCTGGGGCTGATGAACATCGACGAGTCCGGCCGCGCATCGATGGCGATCCCGTACGACGCACTGGCTGCCGATGCGCTCGCGATCACGATCGAGCCACGCGACGGCAGCGCGCAACCGACGAGCGACCCGGTGTTTATCGCGGAACTCTAG
- a CDS encoding CAP domain-containing protein: MPGANNITSIWKLAILMSISAMCAVGAVAATFALVFGGSDDCCEAIVVPAGTDATVVLARPLGGTYQEQEPPTLIETIWATSSSIMVRPEVPTMRDILLAADALVQAGVIEAPEPSMREILLAADALQRAGALPPPEPALGEVLQAVSMLIDAGQLEPAAPPAAPIEQPAVRAAEPPPPPPPPPPAPTSTPVPPPPPPPSDGGWFDAAFDARVMELVNVERTSRGLQPVSYEPRLTQAAQSYAHVMTLQDWFSHVGPDGSTIVDRVTAAGFPFESQLGEVLAWGADWSPEGIVQAWMDSPGHRDQLLEPMYWRAGVGCYFRVEEPHTGVRCVMDFSG, translated from the coding sequence GTGCCGGGCGCAAACAACATCACCTCGATCTGGAAGCTTGCGATCCTCATGTCGATCTCGGCGATGTGCGCGGTGGGCGCGGTCGCCGCGACGTTCGCGTTGGTCTTTGGCGGATCTGACGACTGCTGCGAAGCGATCGTCGTTCCCGCGGGTACGGATGCGACCGTCGTGCTGGCGCGTCCGCTCGGCGGCACGTACCAGGAACAAGAACCGCCGACGCTCATCGAGACGATCTGGGCGACGAGTTCATCGATCATGGTGCGGCCCGAAGTGCCGACGATGCGTGACATCCTGCTCGCGGCCGACGCGCTGGTGCAGGCAGGCGTCATCGAGGCGCCCGAGCCTTCCATGCGTGAGATCCTGCTGGCGGCGGACGCGCTGCAGCGCGCCGGCGCACTGCCACCGCCGGAGCCGGCGCTGGGCGAAGTGCTGCAAGCCGTATCGATGCTGATCGACGCGGGGCAGTTGGAACCGGCGGCGCCACCCGCGGCGCCGATCGAGCAGCCCGCCGTGCGCGCTGCGGAGCCGCCTCCCCCGCCACCGCCTCCACCTCCGGCGCCGACATCGACGCCTGTCCCGCCACCACCGCCGCCCCCGAGCGACGGCGGCTGGTTCGACGCCGCGTTCGATGCACGCGTCATGGAGCTGGTGAACGTCGAGCGCACGTCACGTGGCCTGCAGCCGGTGTCATATGAGCCGCGGCTGACGCAGGCGGCACAGAGTTACGCGCACGTGATGACGCTGCAAGACTGGTTCTCGCACGTCGGCCCTGACGGCTCGACGATCGTCGACCGGGTGACCGCGGCCGGCTTCCCGTTCGAGTCGCAACTCGGCGAAGTGCTCGCCTGGGGCGCGGACTGGTCGCCGGAGGGCATCGTGCAGGCCTGGATGGACAGCCCGGGGCATCGCGATCAACTGCTGGAGCCGATGTACTGGCGCGCGGGCGTCGGCTGCTACTTCCGCGTCGAAGAACCGCACACGGGCGTGCGCTGCGTGATGGACTTTTCGGGTTAG
- a CDS encoding PQQ-dependent sugar dehydrogenase: protein MAKESIWPRWPQLALFVSLALVAALTLSACDDDDDNGDDAAGTTAVATSDGGLAGGGEDTGTPTAEAEPTEPPAAGLTDANLRLEEVTGINQPTQMIFLAPNDILVCEKTGNIVRVTDGQVVGPVAELAANYHDERGVLGITRHPDFEQNNYVYVYWTWSGQGAVPEGLFGEATDDPRLVAGYGNRVDRFVWDGQQLTFDQNIVELPALTTTVTTNTVRGNHNAGVIKFGPDGKLYVVMGDQNFRGDLANIEEGPDIDESGLLGVVLRLNDDGSVPDDNPFVAEGDLASQIFMYGVRNSFGFDFDPQSGAFWLQSNGQASYDEIGMYDAGDNSGWIQLRGPNDRFDDYKSIELDTERLLDNPSFPPSKLAETAEEAQARLVMLPGAQYKEPLFSWRYAVAPTDVEFVEGTALGADYDGNMLVGDVNTGTIYRFRLTDDRTDLVLEGGLDDRVNDNAEGDPIGELSDAYIFARGIMVATDIETSPDGSLWISSLAGNTLYHITAAQ from the coding sequence ATGGCGAAGGAATCCATATGGCCGCGCTGGCCGCAACTGGCGCTATTCGTATCGCTGGCGCTCGTCGCGGCCCTCACACTCAGCGCCTGCGACGACGATGACGACAACGGAGACGACGCCGCCGGCACAACTGCAGTCGCGACTTCAGACGGCGGTCTGGCCGGCGGTGGAGAAGACACAGGCACGCCCACCGCCGAGGCCGAGCCCACCGAGCCACCCGCGGCCGGCCTCACCGACGCAAACCTGCGACTCGAAGAAGTCACCGGGATCAACCAACCTACACAGATGATCTTCCTCGCGCCCAACGACATCCTTGTCTGCGAGAAGACCGGCAACATCGTGCGCGTGACTGATGGCCAGGTCGTCGGCCCGGTCGCGGAACTTGCCGCCAATTACCACGATGAACGCGGCGTCCTCGGCATCACGAGGCACCCTGACTTCGAGCAGAACAACTACGTCTACGTGTATTGGACGTGGAGCGGCCAGGGCGCCGTCCCTGAAGGACTGTTCGGCGAGGCCACCGACGACCCGCGCCTCGTCGCCGGCTACGGCAACCGCGTCGACCGCTTCGTCTGGGACGGTCAGCAACTCACGTTCGACCAGAATATCGTCGAACTGCCCGCGCTTACCACGACTGTCACCACGAACACGGTGCGTGGAAACCACAACGCCGGCGTCATCAAGTTCGGCCCCGATGGCAAGCTCTACGTCGTGATGGGCGACCAGAACTTCCGCGGCGACCTCGCCAACATCGAAGAGGGTCCGGACATCGACGAGTCAGGCCTGCTCGGCGTCGTCCTGCGCCTCAACGACGACGGCAGCGTGCCCGATGACAATCCCTTCGTCGCCGAAGGAGATCTGGCATCGCAGATCTTCATGTACGGCGTGCGCAACAGCTTCGGCTTCGACTTCGATCCGCAGTCCGGCGCGTTCTGGCTGCAATCGAACGGCCAGGCTTCGTACGACGAGATCGGCATGTACGACGCCGGCGACAACTCGGGCTGGATCCAGCTCCGCGGACCGAACGACCGATTCGACGACTACAAGAGCATCGAGCTCGACACCGAACGCCTCCTCGACAACCCGTCGTTCCCGCCGAGCAAGCTCGCGGAGACAGCCGAGGAGGCACAGGCTCGCCTCGTCATGCTCCCCGGCGCGCAGTACAAGGAACCACTGTTCTCCTGGCGCTATGCGGTTGCGCCGACCGATGTCGAGTTCGTCGAGGGCACCGCGCTTGGCGCTGACTACGACGGCAACATGCTCGTCGGCGATGTCAACACCGGCACCATCTATCGCTTCCGCCTGACGGACGACCGCACGGACCTGGTGCTTGAGGGCGGACTCGATGACCGTGTGAACGACAACGCCGAGGGCGACCCTATCGGCGAGCTGTCCGACGCGTACATCTTCGCCCGCGGGATCATGGTCGCGACTGACATCGAGACCAGCCCCGACGGCTCGCTCTGGATCTCGTCGCTGGCCGGCAACACGCTGTACCACATCACCGCCGCGCAGTAG
- a CDS encoding glycosyltransferase family 4 protein yields the protein MKILFLLHQGNMYSGGQGVYTTEVTRELAALGHDVHLAVGPPWPDADPAVTLHKVPSYSVYRLLEKEEMWFYGREPRSFFHPLNFYELATSRVGQFSVMSAFSWRAYMKWRELQREHRFDIVHDVQVLGYGSLMIHASGMPVVANIHHPLSIDRMNQIQQARGTRMKIRKAMFYPFFMQELVARRMDRIITGSHNSRASVAGAFSLRRDRITTIHDGVDTRIFRPLEIAKRPNEILFVGNSDDQNKGARYLIEAAKILDDRGVDFHLTFKDRTNAQMVPPMLRRLGLEHRVTFLGRQSVDDLVRLYNEAQIVVSPSLYEGFGLPAAEAMACGTPVIATTAGAFPETVVHDETGVLVPPGDAPALADAMTALLRDPVRRAEMGAAGVRRISEQFSWRACALRTADLYEDVLRQRR from the coding sequence ATGAAAATCCTCTTCCTCCTCCACCAGGGGAACATGTACTCCGGCGGCCAGGGCGTCTACACGACGGAGGTCACGCGCGAGTTAGCCGCCCTCGGCCATGACGTGCATCTCGCCGTCGGCCCTCCCTGGCCCGATGCCGATCCCGCGGTCACCCTCCACAAGGTGCCGTCGTACAGCGTCTACCGCCTGCTCGAGAAGGAGGAGATGTGGTTCTACGGCCGCGAGCCGCGCAGCTTCTTCCACCCGCTCAACTTCTATGAGCTCGCGACGAGCCGCGTCGGCCAGTTCTCCGTCATGTCGGCGTTTAGCTGGCGCGCGTACATGAAATGGCGCGAGTTGCAGCGCGAGCATCGCTTCGACATCGTCCACGACGTGCAGGTCCTCGGCTACGGCTCGCTGATGATCCACGCCTCCGGCATGCCGGTGGTGGCGAACATCCACCACCCGCTGTCGATTGACCGCATGAACCAGATCCAGCAGGCGCGCGGCACCCGCATGAAGATCCGCAAGGCGATGTTCTATCCGTTCTTCATGCAGGAACTCGTCGCGCGCCGCATGGACCGCATCATCACCGGATCGCACAACTCGCGTGCCTCCGTCGCCGGTGCGTTCTCCCTGCGCCGCGACCGGATCACCACGATCCACGATGGCGTGGACACGCGTATCTTCCGGCCGCTCGAGATCGCGAAGCGCCCGAACGAGATCCTCTTCGTCGGCAACTCCGACGACCAGAACAAGGGCGCGCGCTATCTCATCGAAGCAGCGAAGATCCTCGACGATCGCGGCGTCGACTTCCACCTCACGTTCAAGGACCGGACGAACGCGCAGATGGTGCCGCCGATGCTCCGCAGGCTGGGCCTCGAGCACCGGGTGACGTTTCTCGGCAGGCAGTCGGTCGACGATCTCGTGCGGCTGTACAACGAGGCGCAGATCGTCGTCTCGCCGTCGCTGTACGAGGGCTTCGGCCTGCCGGCGGCCGAAGCGATGGCCTGCGGCACGCCAGTCATCGCCACGACGGCCGGCGCGTTCCCGGAGACCGTCGTCCACGACGAGACGGGGGTGCTCGTGCCGCCGGGCGATGCGCCAGCCCTCGCCGACGCGATGACCGCGCTGCTCCGCGACCCTGTCCGGCGTGCGGAAATGGGCGCGGCGGGCGTCCGGCGCATCAGCGAGCAGTTCTCGTGGCGCGCCTGCGCATTGCGTACCGCAGACCTGTACGAGGACGTGCTTCGCCAGCGGCGCTGA
- a CDS encoding GNAT family N-acetyltransferase, which produces MPIELRPATSDHVPEMGRILYEAFYDIATRHGFPPDFPSTEFATQVAGLFVQIEDIYSVAAIDGGAVKGSNHITQFDDVAGVGPITVDVAAQGEGIGRQLMLDVMRNAREAGFEMIRLQQDAFNMQSLALYASVGFDVREPTAVMALSGEAAPAPNIRTATTEDVDAMDAICREVYGISRRNETAAFVGNGFPAVVLDRGGIRGYLIGSMLGHGVAESDDDLVALMTAIGASAANSQGFAPLRNAELYRKALAAGHRNVKVMNLMSAGPYEEPRGAYAPSVLY; this is translated from the coding sequence ATGCCGATCGAGCTCCGCCCCGCAACTTCTGACCACGTCCCCGAGATGGGCCGCATCCTCTACGAAGCCTTCTACGACATCGCCACGAGGCACGGATTCCCGCCTGACTTCCCCTCCACCGAATTCGCGACGCAGGTCGCCGGCCTGTTCGTCCAGATCGAGGACATCTACAGCGTCGCGGCGATCGACGGCGGCGCGGTCAAGGGCTCGAACCACATCACGCAGTTCGACGATGTGGCCGGCGTCGGCCCCATCACCGTCGATGTCGCGGCGCAGGGCGAAGGCATCGGCCGACAGCTCATGCTCGATGTCATGCGCAACGCTCGCGAAGCCGGCTTCGAGATGATCCGCCTGCAGCAGGACGCCTTCAACATGCAGTCCCTCGCGCTCTACGCGTCGGTCGGCTTCGACGTGCGCGAACCAACGGCGGTCATGGCCCTCTCCGGCGAGGCCGCCCCCGCGCCAAACATCCGCACGGCGACGACCGAAGACGTCGACGCGATGGATGCGATCTGCCGCGAGGTCTATGGGATCAGCCGCCGCAACGAAACCGCGGCGTTCGTAGGCAACGGCTTCCCAGCCGTCGTGCTCGATCGCGGCGGCATCAGGGGCTACCTGATCGGATCTATGCTCGGGCACGGCGTCGCCGAGTCCGATGACGACCTCGTGGCGCTCATGACGGCCATCGGCGCGTCCGCCGCGAATTCCCAGGGTTTCGCGCCGCTTCGCAATGCCGAGCTGTATCGCAAGGCGCTCGCCGCCGGCCATCGCAACGTCAAGGTGATGAATCTCATGTCCGCCGGCCCCTACGAAGAGCCGCGCGGCGCCTACGCCCCCAGCGTGCTGTACTGA
- the purF gene encoding amidophosphoribosyltransferase — protein sequence MREACGVFGVYAPGEDVARITFFGLYALQHRGQESAGIATSNSRTLYLKTGMGLVSQVFDEDDLSYLPGTFAIGHTRYSTTGASRLDNAQPFRVSGQNGELALGHNGNIVNAAVLRDELKRDGIACATGSDSEVIAQMLANAPGLDWKERWGHVMRKLNGAYSLAVITPDALMMARDPMGNRPLCLGKLDSGWVAASESCAFDHLGATFIREVEPGEVIYIDAEGLQSFKPVEDVPQREAFCVFEYIYFARPDSVLDGKLLYSVRLNLGRELAKEHPAPSGDIVIGVPDSATAAAIGYSQASGIPFVEGLVKNRYVGRTFIKPDQRLREVGVHLKYNPLREMLHDKRVVLVDDSIVRDTTSTRVIQMLRKAGAREVHMRVTSPPITHPCFYGIDMGTRWELIAAKKTVDEICEHIGADSLGYLSKEGLETATTMPKSRLCLACFSGEYPGPVPLQMEKLALEPAQGALDRHELEYLPR from the coding sequence TTGCGCGAGGCCTGCGGCGTCTTCGGTGTGTATGCACCGGGTGAAGATGTCGCAAGGATCACCTTCTTCGGCCTCTACGCCCTGCAGCATCGGGGCCAAGAGAGCGCAGGTATCGCCACATCCAACTCCCGCACCCTCTATCTCAAGACCGGCATGGGTCTGGTCTCGCAGGTCTTCGACGAAGACGACCTCAGCTATCTCCCCGGTACGTTTGCCATCGGCCACACGCGATACTCGACGACGGGCGCAAGCCGGCTCGATAACGCGCAGCCATTCCGCGTCAGCGGCCAGAACGGCGAACTGGCGCTGGGCCACAACGGCAACATCGTCAACGCGGCGGTCCTGCGCGACGAACTGAAGCGCGATGGCATCGCCTGCGCGACTGGCAGCGACTCCGAAGTGATCGCGCAGATGCTCGCCAATGCTCCCGGGCTGGACTGGAAGGAGCGCTGGGGCCACGTCATGCGCAAGCTCAACGGCGCGTACTCGCTCGCCGTGATCACGCCCGACGCGCTGATGATGGCGCGCGACCCGATGGGTAACCGGCCGCTGTGTCTCGGGAAGCTGGACAGCGGCTGGGTCGCCGCGTCCGAGAGCTGTGCCTTCGACCACCTGGGCGCGACGTTCATCCGCGAGGTCGAGCCCGGCGAGGTGATCTACATCGACGCGGAAGGGCTGCAAAGCTTCAAGCCGGTCGAAGACGTGCCGCAGCGCGAGGCGTTCTGCGTGTTCGAGTACATCTACTTCGCGCGGCCGGACAGCGTGCTCGATGGCAAGCTCCTGTACTCGGTACGGCTGAACCTGGGCCGCGAACTGGCGAAGGAGCACCCGGCGCCATCCGGTGATATCGTCATCGGCGTGCCGGACTCGGCGACCGCGGCGGCGATCGGCTATTCGCAGGCATCGGGGATCCCGTTCGTCGAAGGGTTGGTGAAGAACCGCTACGTCGGGCGTACGTTCATCAAGCCGGACCAGCGTCTGCGCGAAGTCGGCGTGCACCTGAAGTACAACCCGCTGCGAGAGATGCTTCACGACAAGCGCGTGGTGCTCGTCGATGACAGCATCGTCCGCGACACGACGTCGACGCGGGTGATCCAGATGCTGCGGAAGGCAGGCGCGCGCGAGGTACACATGCGGGTGACATCGCCGCCGATCACGCACCCATGCTTTTATGGCATCGACATGGGCACGCGCTGGGAGCTGATCGCGGCGAAAAAGACGGTGGATGAGATCTGCGAGCACATCGGCGCGGACTCACTTGGCTATCTCAGCAAGGAAGGCCTGGAGACCGCCACGACGATGCCAAAGAGCAGGCTCTGTCTCGCGTGCTTCAGCGGCGAGTACCCGGGGCCGGTGCCGCTGCAGATGGAGAAGCTTGCGCTGGAACCCGCGCAGGGCGCCCTCGACCGGCACGAACTCGAATACTTGCCTCGATGA
- the purM gene encoding phosphoribosylformylglycinamidine cyclo-ligase codes for MTGSVSAQSAGRNEQVPDAYARAGVNLSARNDLVERIKKVTERASRPEILSGVGGFGAAFELARYRQPVLVSSTDGVGTKLRIAQIMGRYDTVGQDLVNHCVNDILTSGAHPLFFLDYIGSSDLSDDRKLEVIDGMARACEAHGCALIGGETADMPGTYAPGDFDLVGFIVGVVEREHVIDPARVREGDVMLALPSSGLHTNGYSLVRTIFGIGTGGDIEADRAALQRTYPPLEEPLGEALLAVHRSYYGDLKPVLTRLHGIAHITGGGITDNVPRVLPEGLAARFELGSWRVPPLFSLIQEKGAVSDADMYHTFNMGLGIVLIVAPSDADAIGAQLREAKPVGRIVKQADGRRVIVG; via the coding sequence ATGACGGGAAGCGTGTCCGCACAATCGGCAGGACGCAACGAACAAGTGCCCGACGCGTACGCGCGCGCCGGCGTGAATCTGTCGGCGCGAAACGACCTCGTCGAGCGGATCAAGAAGGTCACGGAGCGGGCTTCCCGGCCGGAGATACTGAGCGGGGTCGGCGGCTTCGGTGCGGCGTTCGAGTTGGCGCGCTACCGGCAGCCAGTGCTGGTTTCAAGCACGGACGGCGTGGGGACGAAGCTACGGATCGCCCAGATCATGGGCCGGTACGATACGGTCGGGCAGGACCTGGTGAACCACTGCGTGAACGACATCCTGACGTCGGGCGCGCACCCGTTGTTCTTTCTCGACTACATCGGATCGTCTGACCTCAGCGACGATCGCAAGCTCGAAGTGATCGACGGCATGGCGCGGGCATGCGAAGCGCACGGATGCGCGCTCATCGGCGGCGAGACGGCCGACATGCCCGGGACCTACGCGCCGGGCGACTTCGACCTGGTCGGGTTTATCGTCGGCGTGGTGGAACGCGAGCACGTCATAGATCCGGCGCGCGTGCGGGAAGGCGACGTGATGCTCGCGTTGCCTTCAAGCGGACTGCACACAAATGGTTATTCGCTCGTGCGGACAATCTTCGGCATCGGCACGGGCGGTGACATCGAGGCGGATCGCGCGGCACTTCAACGGACGTATCCGCCGCTCGAAGAGCCGCTTGGCGAGGCGCTGCTGGCGGTACACCGTTCGTACTACGGAGACCTCAAGCCGGTGCTGACGCGGCTGCACGGGATCGCGCACATTACCGGCGGCGGGATCACCGACAACGTGCCACGCGTGCTGCCCGAAGGGCTGGCGGCACGGTTCGAGCTGGGCTCGTGGCGCGTGCCGCCGTTGTTCTCGCTGATCCAGGAGAAGGGCGCCGTCTCCGACGCCGACATGTATCACACGTTCAACATGGGCTTGGGCATCGTGCTGATCGTCGCGCCGTCCGACGCCGACGCGATCGGCGCGCAGCTTCGCGAGGCGAAGCCCGTCGGCCGCATCGTGAAGCAGGCGGACGGACGAAGGGTGATCGTCGGCTGA